One genomic segment of Amycolatopsis sp. WQ 127309 includes these proteins:
- the helR gene encoding RNA polymerase recycling motor ATPase HelR, producing MAAQGYEEELRSERAYVADLYTRLDAERARVKGEYDAALGGKGLGAMERDVGVRALGREAKRLEVVDNGLCFGRMDAVAGERSYIGRIGLFDEEDDYRPVLLDWRAPAARAFYTATGANPEDMRRRRQFRTRGRHVLGYTDEVLGRPAEGDEGDAALLAAINAPRGEGMRDIVATIQAEQDEIIRLDHPGVLVIEGGPGTGKTVVALHRVAYLLYTQRERMERHGALVVGPNPAFLSHIGRVLPSLGETDVVFTTTGGFVPGLDVTAEDTPEAVRLKGSLKILDVLAAAVADRQRLPEEPLPIELRDVTVRIDAETAEWARQEARDSGQPHNEARAVFTDIVTYVLTERAMGRIGRGWLSRDDKAEWESLRKDLIAELAADETFTAAVERLWPVLTPETLLARLYETAPADSALFRARGDAWTVSDVPLLDELADLLGRDKTAEKAAAAVVTRERKAEAEYAEGVFETMKLDREEMDEDVMLSAENLLFAEDLADRFVEVDTRSLVERASADRDWTYRHVVVDEAQELSEMDWRVLMRRCPGRSFTVVGDLAQRRSVAGARSWDAVLAPYVPGRWVYRSLTVNYRTPAEIMEVAAAVLADFAPGVRPPESVRACGVRPWSRQVTDDELAAAIEEFARDEAGREGTSVVIGPPGVPGTVPASETKGLEFDAVLVVEPAKILADSAADLYVALTRATQRLGVLHREPLPQALTGLAEVVRS from the coding sequence GTGGCTGCACAGGGGTACGAAGAAGAACTGCGGTCCGAACGCGCGTACGTGGCCGATCTCTACACGCGGCTCGACGCCGAGCGCGCGCGGGTGAAGGGCGAGTACGACGCGGCGCTGGGCGGCAAGGGCCTCGGCGCCATGGAGCGCGACGTCGGCGTGCGCGCGCTGGGCCGGGAGGCGAAACGCCTGGAGGTGGTGGACAACGGCCTGTGCTTCGGCCGGATGGACGCCGTCGCGGGCGAGCGCTCCTACATCGGCCGGATCGGCCTGTTCGACGAGGAGGACGACTACCGCCCGGTGCTGCTCGACTGGCGGGCGCCGGCGGCGCGCGCGTTCTACACGGCCACCGGCGCGAACCCGGAGGACATGCGCCGGCGCCGGCAGTTCCGCACGCGCGGGCGGCACGTGCTCGGGTACACCGACGAGGTGCTCGGGCGCCCGGCCGAGGGTGACGAGGGGGACGCGGCGCTGCTCGCGGCGATCAACGCGCCGCGCGGCGAGGGGATGCGCGACATCGTCGCGACGATCCAGGCCGAGCAGGACGAGATCATCCGCCTCGACCACCCGGGCGTGCTGGTGATCGAAGGCGGCCCGGGCACCGGGAAGACGGTGGTGGCGCTGCACCGCGTCGCCTACCTGCTCTACACCCAGCGGGAACGGATGGAACGCCACGGCGCGCTCGTCGTCGGACCCAACCCGGCGTTCCTGAGCCACATCGGCCGCGTCCTGCCGTCGCTGGGCGAGACCGACGTCGTCTTCACGACCACCGGCGGTTTTGTGCCGGGCCTGGACGTCACCGCTGAGGACACGCCGGAAGCCGTGCGGCTCAAGGGATCCCTGAAGATCCTCGACGTCCTCGCCGCGGCGGTCGCCGACCGGCAGCGGCTGCCGGAGGAGCCGCTGCCGATCGAACTGCGCGACGTCACGGTCCGGATCGACGCCGAGACGGCGGAGTGGGCCCGGCAGGAAGCGCGCGACAGCGGGCAGCCGCACAACGAAGCCCGCGCGGTGTTCACCGACATCGTCACGTACGTGCTGACCGAACGCGCGATGGGCCGGATCGGCCGCGGCTGGCTGTCCCGCGACGACAAGGCCGAGTGGGAGTCGCTGCGGAAGGACCTGATCGCCGAGCTGGCGGCCGACGAGACGTTCACCGCGGCGGTGGAGCGGCTCTGGCCGGTCCTGACGCCGGAAACGCTGCTGGCGCGGCTGTACGAGACCGCCCCGGCCGATTCGGCGCTGTTCCGGGCCCGGGGTGACGCCTGGACGGTGTCGGACGTGCCGCTGCTCGACGAGCTGGCCGACCTGCTGGGCCGCGACAAGACGGCCGAGAAGGCGGCCGCCGCGGTCGTGACCCGGGAGCGGAAGGCCGAGGCCGAGTACGCCGAAGGCGTCTTCGAGACGATGAAGCTCGATCGCGAGGAGATGGACGAGGACGTCATGCTGTCCGCCGAGAACCTGCTGTTCGCCGAGGACCTGGCCGACCGGTTCGTCGAGGTGGACACGCGCAGCCTCGTCGAGCGGGCGTCGGCGGACCGGGACTGGACCTACCGCCACGTCGTCGTCGACGAGGCCCAGGAACTGTCCGAAATGGACTGGCGGGTGCTGATGCGGCGGTGCCCGGGCCGGTCGTTCACGGTCGTCGGCGACCTCGCGCAGCGCCGCTCGGTGGCCGGGGCGCGGTCGTGGGACGCGGTGCTGGCGCCGTACGTGCCGGGCCGCTGGGTCTACCGTTCGCTGACGGTGAACTACCGCACCCCGGCGGAAATCATGGAGGTCGCCGCCGCGGTGCTCGCGGACTTCGCACCCGGCGTCCGGCCCCCGGAGTCGGTCCGCGCGTGCGGCGTCCGGCCGTGGTCGAGGCAGGTCACCGACGACGAACTGGCTGCGGCGATCGAAGAGTTCGCCCGGGACGAAGCGGGCCGCGAAGGCACCAGCGTCGTCATCGGGCCGCCGGGCGTGCCGGGCACGGTGCCGGCGTCGGAGACCAAGGGCCTGGAGTTCGACGCCGTCCTGGTCGTGGAGCCGGCGAAGATCCTCGCCGACAGCGCGGCCGATCTCTACGTCGCACTCACCCGCGCGACGCAACGGCTCGGCGTGCTGCACCGGGAGCCGTTGCCGCAGGCCTTGACCGGGCTCGCGGAGGTCGTCCGGAGCTAG
- the groL gene encoding chaperonin GroEL (60 kDa chaperone family; promotes refolding of misfolded polypeptides especially under stressful conditions; forms two stacked rings of heptamers to form a barrel-shaped 14mer; ends can be capped by GroES; misfolded proteins enter the barrel where they are refolded when GroES binds): protein MAKELRFGSDARDLLLAGVDKLAEAVKSTLGPKGRNVIIEKITGSPVVTNDGVTIAREIHLKNQFENMGAQLVKEAAIKTNDVVGDGTTTATVLAQAIVHEGMRAITAGGNPVLVKRGIDHAVGLLVAYLEKQAHPVVSEADYARVAAISANDDDTVGAVIAKALHTVGDGGVVTVEESPAIGMSVDFVEGFEFDNGYLSPYLVTDPGRLEAVLDDPYILMSAEKITKVQQLMPLLDKVMRAPRPLVIIAESIEGTALSMLVHNHVNGTFQSVAVRAPGFGDRRLHKLEDLAAIVGGAVLSRTSGFSMETMTLEHLGRAKQVRVTANNTTIVGGGGTSDAVEFRVGQLRAELERAQFGIDEDVLTERIGALTGKVAVVRVGAATPAELKELQHRVEDALSATRAAMAEGIVAGGGAALLHAEKALEGLGLEGDQAIGVEIVRRALAEPAYLIAHNAGHPAHEIVARTRELGSDEGFDALNDQFGDMIALGVVDPLRVCRSAIQNGASVAGLLLTTNSLIAEEQTPWGGSAALMTEFGPLDEGLHQPSPDASTPQSLGMGPSVG, encoded by the coding sequence ATGGCGAAGGAACTTCGGTTCGGCTCGGACGCCCGCGACCTGCTTCTCGCGGGCGTCGACAAGCTGGCGGAAGCGGTCAAGTCCACCCTCGGTCCCAAGGGCCGCAACGTGATCATCGAGAAGATCACCGGTTCGCCGGTGGTCACCAACGACGGCGTCACCATCGCCCGCGAGATCCACCTGAAGAACCAGTTCGAGAACATGGGCGCGCAGCTGGTCAAGGAAGCGGCGATCAAGACCAACGACGTCGTCGGCGACGGCACCACCACCGCCACCGTGCTCGCCCAGGCCATCGTCCACGAAGGCATGCGGGCGATCACCGCCGGTGGCAACCCGGTGCTCGTCAAGCGCGGCATCGACCACGCCGTCGGGTTGCTGGTGGCGTACCTGGAGAAGCAGGCGCACCCGGTGGTGTCCGAAGCGGACTACGCGCGGGTCGCGGCGATCTCGGCGAACGACGACGACACGGTCGGCGCCGTCATCGCGAAAGCCCTGCACACCGTCGGCGACGGCGGCGTCGTGACGGTCGAGGAGTCACCGGCGATCGGGATGAGCGTCGACTTCGTGGAGGGCTTCGAGTTCGACAACGGCTACCTCTCGCCGTACCTGGTCACCGACCCCGGCCGGCTCGAGGCGGTGCTCGACGACCCGTACATCCTGATGTCGGCGGAGAAGATCACCAAGGTGCAGCAGCTGATGCCGTTGCTGGATAAGGTGATGCGGGCCCCGCGGCCGCTGGTGATCATCGCCGAGTCGATCGAGGGCACGGCGCTGTCCATGCTGGTGCACAACCACGTGAACGGCACGTTCCAGTCGGTGGCCGTCCGCGCGCCCGGCTTCGGCGACCGGCGGCTGCACAAGCTGGAGGACCTCGCCGCGATCGTCGGCGGCGCGGTGCTCTCGCGGACGTCCGGCTTCAGCATGGAGACGATGACGCTGGAGCACCTCGGCCGGGCCAAGCAGGTCAGGGTCACCGCGAACAACACCACGATCGTCGGCGGCGGCGGTACCTCCGACGCCGTCGAGTTCCGGGTCGGGCAGCTGCGGGCGGAGCTGGAGCGCGCGCAGTTCGGCATCGACGAGGACGTACTGACCGAGCGGATCGGCGCGCTGACCGGCAAGGTCGCGGTGGTGCGCGTCGGGGCGGCGACCCCGGCCGAGCTGAAGGAGCTGCAGCACCGGGTCGAGGACGCGCTGTCCGCGACGCGGGCGGCGATGGCCGAGGGCATCGTGGCCGGCGGGGGAGCGGCGCTCCTGCACGCCGAGAAGGCCCTGGAAGGTCTGGGGCTGGAAGGCGACCAGGCGATCGGGGTGGAGATCGTCCGGCGAGCGCTGGCGGAACCGGCGTACCTCATCGCCCACAACGCCGGGCACCCGGCGCACGAGATCGTCGCGCGCACCCGGGAGCTCGGCAGCGACGAGGGTTTCGACGCCCTGAACGACCAGTTCGGCGACATGATCGCCTTGGGCGTCGTCGACCCGCTGCGGGTGTGCCGCTCGGCCATCCAGAACGGCGCATCGGTGGCCGGGCTGCTGCTGACGACGAACTCGCTGATCGCCGAGGAGCAGACGCCGTGGGGTGGTAGCGCGGCGCTGATGACCGAGTTCGGCCCGCTGGACGAGGGCTTGCACCAGCCCTCGCCCGACGCGAGCACGCCGCAGTCCCTCGGGATGGGCCCCTCCGTCGGCTGA
- a CDS encoding NAD(P)-dependent alcohol dehydrogenase: MKAVRLQKYHQQPVIEEVPEPRATGPFDVVVKIGGAGVCRTDLHIIEEQWRDKSGVTLPYTIGHENAGWVHEVGPAVTNVEVGDTVILHPTPTCGLCHACRAGDDMHCPNGSFPGIDSDGGMAEYLLTSARACIKLDPATQPEDVAALADAGITAYHAVRKAVPLLYPGTTCVVNGAGGLGHIGIQSLKALTATRVVVVDRNADALKLAADLGADETVLGDGKQVDAVLDLTGGNGAEVVLDFVAEQGAQQDAFAMTRRAGSHFVIGYGSNIDIPTIDIISTERSVIGNLVGTYNDLVELMVLAQAGKVTLHTKKYPLDAALDALADLDAGRVRGRAILTP, encoded by the coding sequence ATGAAGGCCGTGCGGCTGCAGAAGTACCACCAGCAACCGGTGATCGAAGAGGTGCCGGAGCCGCGCGCCACCGGGCCCTTCGACGTCGTGGTGAAGATCGGCGGCGCCGGCGTGTGCCGCACCGATCTGCACATCATCGAAGAGCAGTGGCGGGACAAGTCGGGCGTCACCCTGCCCTACACGATCGGCCACGAAAACGCGGGCTGGGTCCACGAAGTCGGTCCCGCGGTGACGAACGTCGAAGTCGGGGACACGGTCATCCTGCACCCGACGCCGACGTGCGGGCTGTGCCACGCCTGCCGCGCGGGCGACGACATGCACTGCCCGAACGGGAGCTTCCCGGGCATCGACAGCGACGGCGGCATGGCCGAGTACCTGCTGACGTCGGCGCGGGCGTGCATCAAGCTCGACCCGGCGACCCAACCGGAGGACGTCGCGGCGCTGGCCGACGCGGGCATCACCGCCTACCACGCGGTGCGCAAGGCCGTCCCGCTGCTGTACCCGGGCACCACCTGCGTCGTCAACGGCGCCGGCGGCCTCGGGCACATCGGCATCCAGTCGCTGAAGGCGCTGACCGCGACCCGGGTGGTCGTGGTCGACCGCAACGCCGACGCGCTGAAGCTGGCGGCCGATCTGGGCGCCGACGAGACGGTGCTGGGCGACGGCAAGCAGGTCGACGCCGTGCTCGACCTGACCGGCGGCAACGGCGCGGAGGTCGTGCTCGACTTCGTCGCCGAGCAGGGTGCGCAGCAGGACGCGTTCGCGATGACCCGGCGCGCCGGGTCGCACTTCGTCATCGGCTACGGCAGCAACATCGACATCCCGACCATCGACATCATCTCCACCGAGCGCAGCGTCATCGGCAACCTGGTCGGCACGTACAACGACCTGGTGGAGCTGATGGTCCTCGCGCAGGCCGGGAAGGTCACCCTCCACACGAAGAAGTACCCGCTGGACGCGGCTCTCGACGCACTGGCCGACCTCGATGCCGGACGCGTGCGCGGTCGGGCCATCCTCACACCCTAG
- a CDS encoding iron-sulfur cluster assembly protein translates to MTALDERGVRAGHAEVWSALGTVRDPELDEPLTDLGFVARCEVSAAGHAVIRLRLPTYFCAPNFAFLMVADAYDAVAGVPGLTGLDIRLDDHFASDVINRGVAARQGFVASFEGEAVDELDTLRYDFVRKAVLAGTDRVCRTLSGTGLNPAELTLGQVPPGPDLDRLRARRRELGLPAGDGDPLLLDPATGRRVDPGDAKRHLAFARLTRTSMEANSGVCRGMLRARYSLTAEEEGTG, encoded by the coding sequence ATGACGGCACTGGACGAACGGGGTGTGCGGGCCGGCCACGCCGAGGTGTGGTCGGCCCTGGGCACCGTCCGGGATCCCGAACTGGACGAACCCCTCACCGACCTGGGTTTCGTGGCCCGTTGTGAGGTGAGCGCGGCGGGCCACGCCGTCATCCGGCTGCGGCTGCCGACCTACTTCTGCGCGCCCAACTTCGCGTTCCTGATGGTCGCGGACGCCTACGACGCCGTCGCCGGGGTGCCGGGCCTGACCGGGCTCGACATCCGGCTCGACGACCACTTCGCCTCCGACGTCATCAACCGCGGGGTGGCGGCGCGGCAGGGGTTCGTCGCGTCGTTCGAGGGCGAGGCCGTCGACGAGCTCGACACGCTGCGCTACGACTTCGTGCGCAAGGCCGTGCTGGCCGGCACCGACCGGGTCTGCCGGACCCTGTCGGGCACCGGGCTGAACCCGGCGGAGCTGACGCTCGGGCAGGTCCCGCCCGGACCGGACCTCGACCGGCTGCGCGCTCGCCGTCGCGAGCTCGGCCTGCCCGCCGGTGACGGCGACCCGTTGCTGCTCGACCCGGCGACCGGCCGGCGGGTCGACCCGGGCGACGCCAAGCGGCACCTGGCCTTCGCCCGGTTGACCCGCACGAGCATGGAGGCCAACTCCGGCGTCTGCCGGGGCATGCTGCGTGCCCGGTATTCGCTGACCGCAGAAGAGGAGGGCACGGGATGA